The Rhododendron vialii isolate Sample 1 chromosome 6a, ASM3025357v1 genome includes a window with the following:
- the LOC131331461 gene encoding SH2 domain-containing protein A-like isoform X3, translating into MHSEIACSVPFLVLDEENKMMLFPLLFLHKEAPSPPNPTLGVEVPHASAKIAFSFDKWVHVGCEVATHLVRLHINGEIAGEMPLSSSAVNDSNLNGLRSISLVGTDGDDNRFEGYVRRFELLPKTSSIKAHFVKNPPLQLSVDGSGASDIEEDDDGVWSIVGGKASCRRNFSLDVTLRDAFGEPTNKEMEVVASLLYADNGLPVEKPDDAEAPLLTSYDGIEFACCDRPSKLTNGRASFKLKIAQLSSKCDNRLFRIRFEIPKMGSYPFFEAFFSPIRCISRNRNTQISSVKWKRSNSSGLGEGSSELLYNIVREAKFSPSSKRVKLGQENSFATRKANLTMDRADDECNSRAWTANEDYNVYGSSLGRRPENHEETDNSPSDSESIEARKSNFKSTSSNRSPVSDTAIFKYCLGGLNERALLLKEVATAASEKELADFARQVSLYLGCSHHGRQVILAKRLVEEGTKAWDLISQNNPHVIWENVVAEINHRFMKIACSSTRSLTLQDFETLRRIAGCQEFVARENFEKMWCWLYPVAFTLSRVWVNAMWNSASPKWMEGFITKEEAESSLQGPGVLQDPGTFVLRFPTSRSWPHPDAGNLVATYIGSDYNIHHRLLSLDYIFSSGEKEMSSKPLQDMLLAEPELSRLGRIIRSH; encoded by the exons ATGCACTCGGAGATCGCATGCAGTGTTCCTTTCCTTGTGTTGGATGAGGAGAATAAAATGATGCTTTTTCCACTGCTTTTCCTGCATAAAGAAGCTCCCAGTCCTCCCAATCCTACTTTAGGGGTGGAAGTTCCTCATGCATCTGCTAAGATTGCTTTCTCATTTGACAAATGGGTTCATGTTGGATGTGAG GTTGCTACTCATCTTGTGCGGCTTCACATTAATGGGGAGATTGCGGGAGAGATGCCTTTGAGTTCTTCAGCGGTCAATGACTCCAATTTAAATGGTCTAAGAAGTATATCTTTGGTCGGAACGGATGGAGATGATAATAGGTTCGAGGGTTATGTCCGCCGTTTTGAACTCCTGCCTAAAACATCATCTATCAAAGCTCACTTTGTAAAG AATCCACCTTTGCAATTATCTGTTGATGGTTCAGGTGCCTCTGATATTGAAGAAGACGATGATGGAGTTTGGAGTATTGTTGGTGGAAAG GCATCTTGTCGCAGGAATTTTTCCTTGGATGTCACTTTACGAGATGCATTTGGTGAGCCCACAAACAAGGAAATGGAG GTTGTTGCCTCACTTTTGTATGCTGACAACGGATTACCTGTCGAGAAGCCAGATGATGCAGAAGCTCCTCTTCTAACAAGCTATGATGGAATTGAGTTTGCTTGTTGTGATAGACCAAGTAAACTAACAAATGGACGTGCTTCCTTTAAGCTCAAGATAGCCCAG cTTTCATCTAAATGTGACAATAGGCTTTTCCGCATTAGGTTTGAGATTCCAAAAATGGGGAGTTATCCTTTCTTTGAGGCGTTCTTTAGTCCAATTCGTTGTATTTCGCGAAATCGTAACACGCAGATTTCTTCTGTAAAGTGGAAAAGGTCAAATTCAAGTGGGTTGGGTGAGGGATCCTCAGAACTTctgtacaatattgtacgtGAAGCAAAATTTAGCCCATCATCAAAACGGGTGAAATTAGGACAAGAAAATTCATTTGCAACTCGCAAGGCTAATCTCACCATGGACCGAGCTGATGACGAATGCAACTCTCGTGCGTGGACTGCTAACGAG GACTATAACGTATACGGATCTAGTTTAGGGCGGAGACCAGAAAACCACGAAGAAACAGATAACTCCCCATCAGATTCAGAGAGTATTGAAgcaagaaaatcaaattttaagaGCACATCAAGCAATAGGAGTCCAGTTTCAGATACGGCTATCTTCAAATACTGCCTGGGAGGCTTAAATGAGAGGGCTCTTTTGCTCAAGGAAGTTGCAACAGCAGCTTCTGAAAAAGAACTGGCGGACTTTGCACGGCAGGTTTCCCTATACTTGGGATGTTCTCATCATGG GCGTCAAGTAATTCTCGCGAAGAGATTGGTAGAGGAGGGAACAAAAGCTTGGGATCTGATCTCACAAAACAATCCCCACGTTATTTGGGAGAATGTGGTAGCTGAGATAAATCACCGTTTCATGAAGATTGCATGCTCCAGCACCAGGTCTCTGACACtgcag GACTTTGAGACTCTGAGGAGAATTGCTGGATGCCAGGAGTTTGTGGCTCGAGAAAACTTTGAGAAGATGTGGTGTTGGCTATACCCCGTAGCTTTTACATTATCTAGAGTTTGGGTAAATGCAATGTGGAATTCTGCATCTCCTAAGTGGATGGAAGGATTCATTAcaaaggaagaagcagagtctTCACTTCAAGGTCCAGGGGTCCTTCAAGACCCTGGAACATTTGTACTGCGGTTTCCTACTTCAAGGAGCTGGCCCCACCCAGATGCTGGCAACTTGGTTGCAACTTATATTGGTAGTGATTATAATATTCACCACAGGCTTTTGTCACTTGATTACATTTTCAG TTCTGGAGAAAAGGAAATGTCTTCGAAACCATTACAAGATATGCTGCTTGCAGAACCTGAGCTCTCGCGTTTGGGCAG GATTATTAGAAGTCACTAG
- the LOC131331461 gene encoding SH2 domain-containing protein A-like isoform X2 — protein sequence MATDNVASEHDYSSLKDLRFEINGQNDDATFSLCFWLYLPDSTPFPSTIIRQMHSEIACSVPFLVLDEENKMMLFPLLFLHKEAPSPPNPTLGVEVPHASAKIAFSFDKWVHVGCEVATHLVRLHINGEIAGEMPLSSSAVNDSNLNGLRSISLVGTDGDDNRFEGYVRRFELLPKTSSIKAHFVKNPPLQLSVDGSGASDIEEDDDGVWSIVGGKASCRRNFSLDVTLRDAFGEPTNKEMEVVASLLYADNGLPVEKPDDAEAPLLTSYDGIEFACCDRPSKLTNGRASFKLKIAQLSSKCDNRLFRIRFEIPKMGSYPFFEAFFSPIRCISRNRNTQISSVKWKRSNSSGLGEGSSELLYNIVREAKFSPSSKRVKLGQENSFATRKANLTMDRADDECNSRAWTANEDYNVYGSSLGRRPENHEETDNSPSDSESIEARKSNFKSTSSNRSPVSDTAIFKYCLGGLNERALLLKEVATAASEKELADFARQVSLYLGCSHHGRQVILAKRLVEEGTKAWDLISQNNPHVIWENVVAEINHRFMKIACSSTRSLTLQDFETLRRIAGCQEFVARENFEKMWCWLYPVAFTLSRVWVNAMWNSASPKWMEGFITKEEAESSLQGPGVLQDPGTFVLRFPTSRSWPHPDAGNLVATYIVLEKRKCLRNHYKICCLQNLSSRVWAGLLEVTSVDCFIALLPLLG from the exons ATGGCGACTGATAATGTAGCATCGGAGCACGATTACTCGAGTTTGAAGGACCTTCGATTTGAAATCAACGGCCAAAACGACGACgccactttctctctctgtttctggCTTTACCTCCCCGACTCCACTCCTTTTCCATCAACAATCATTcgtcag ATGCACTCGGAGATCGCATGCAGTGTTCCTTTCCTTGTGTTGGATGAGGAGAATAAAATGATGCTTTTTCCACTGCTTTTCCTGCATAAAGAAGCTCCCAGTCCTCCCAATCCTACTTTAGGGGTGGAAGTTCCTCATGCATCTGCTAAGATTGCTTTCTCATTTGACAAATGGGTTCATGTTGGATGTGAG GTTGCTACTCATCTTGTGCGGCTTCACATTAATGGGGAGATTGCGGGAGAGATGCCTTTGAGTTCTTCAGCGGTCAATGACTCCAATTTAAATGGTCTAAGAAGTATATCTTTGGTCGGAACGGATGGAGATGATAATAGGTTCGAGGGTTATGTCCGCCGTTTTGAACTCCTGCCTAAAACATCATCTATCAAAGCTCACTTTGTAAAG AATCCACCTTTGCAATTATCTGTTGATGGTTCAGGTGCCTCTGATATTGAAGAAGACGATGATGGAGTTTGGAGTATTGTTGGTGGAAAG GCATCTTGTCGCAGGAATTTTTCCTTGGATGTCACTTTACGAGATGCATTTGGTGAGCCCACAAACAAGGAAATGGAG GTTGTTGCCTCACTTTTGTATGCTGACAACGGATTACCTGTCGAGAAGCCAGATGATGCAGAAGCTCCTCTTCTAACAAGCTATGATGGAATTGAGTTTGCTTGTTGTGATAGACCAAGTAAACTAACAAATGGACGTGCTTCCTTTAAGCTCAAGATAGCCCAG cTTTCATCTAAATGTGACAATAGGCTTTTCCGCATTAGGTTTGAGATTCCAAAAATGGGGAGTTATCCTTTCTTTGAGGCGTTCTTTAGTCCAATTCGTTGTATTTCGCGAAATCGTAACACGCAGATTTCTTCTGTAAAGTGGAAAAGGTCAAATTCAAGTGGGTTGGGTGAGGGATCCTCAGAACTTctgtacaatattgtacgtGAAGCAAAATTTAGCCCATCATCAAAACGGGTGAAATTAGGACAAGAAAATTCATTTGCAACTCGCAAGGCTAATCTCACCATGGACCGAGCTGATGACGAATGCAACTCTCGTGCGTGGACTGCTAACGAG GACTATAACGTATACGGATCTAGTTTAGGGCGGAGACCAGAAAACCACGAAGAAACAGATAACTCCCCATCAGATTCAGAGAGTATTGAAgcaagaaaatcaaattttaagaGCACATCAAGCAATAGGAGTCCAGTTTCAGATACGGCTATCTTCAAATACTGCCTGGGAGGCTTAAATGAGAGGGCTCTTTTGCTCAAGGAAGTTGCAACAGCAGCTTCTGAAAAAGAACTGGCGGACTTTGCACGGCAGGTTTCCCTATACTTGGGATGTTCTCATCATGG GCGTCAAGTAATTCTCGCGAAGAGATTGGTAGAGGAGGGAACAAAAGCTTGGGATCTGATCTCACAAAACAATCCCCACGTTATTTGGGAGAATGTGGTAGCTGAGATAAATCACCGTTTCATGAAGATTGCATGCTCCAGCACCAGGTCTCTGACACtgcag GACTTTGAGACTCTGAGGAGAATTGCTGGATGCCAGGAGTTTGTGGCTCGAGAAAACTTTGAGAAGATGTGGTGTTGGCTATACCCCGTAGCTTTTACATTATCTAGAGTTTGGGTAAATGCAATGTGGAATTCTGCATCTCCTAAGTGGATGGAAGGATTCATTAcaaaggaagaagcagagtctTCACTTCAAGGTCCAGGGGTCCTTCAAGACCCTGGAACATTTGTACTGCGGTTTCCTACTTCAAGGAGCTGGCCCCACCCAGATGCTGGCAACTTGGTTGCAACTTATATTG TTCTGGAGAAAAGGAAATGTCTTCGAAACCATTACAAGATATGCTGCTTGCAGAACCTGAGCTCTCGCGTTTGGGCAG GATTATTAGAAGTCACTAGTGTTGATTGCTTCATAGCTTTGCTACCCCTTCTAGGTTAA
- the LOC131331461 gene encoding SH2 domain-containing protein A-like isoform X1, with protein sequence MATDNVASEHDYSSLKDLRFEINGQNDDATFSLCFWLYLPDSTPFPSTIIRQMHSEIACSVPFLVLDEENKMMLFPLLFLHKEAPSPPNPTLGVEVPHASAKIAFSFDKWVHVGCEVATHLVRLHINGEIAGEMPLSSSAVNDSNLNGLRSISLVGTDGDDNRFEGYVRRFELLPKTSSIKAHFVKNPPLQLSVDGSGASDIEEDDDGVWSIVGGKASCRRNFSLDVTLRDAFGEPTNKEMEVVASLLYADNGLPVEKPDDAEAPLLTSYDGIEFACCDRPSKLTNGRASFKLKIAQLSSKCDNRLFRIRFEIPKMGSYPFFEAFFSPIRCISRNRNTQISSVKWKRSNSSGLGEGSSELLYNIVREAKFSPSSKRVKLGQENSFATRKANLTMDRADDECNSRAWTANEDYNVYGSSLGRRPENHEETDNSPSDSESIEARKSNFKSTSSNRSPVSDTAIFKYCLGGLNERALLLKEVATAASEKELADFARQVSLYLGCSHHGRQVILAKRLVEEGTKAWDLISQNNPHVIWENVVAEINHRFMKIACSSTRSLTLQDFETLRRIAGCQEFVARENFEKMWCWLYPVAFTLSRVWVNAMWNSASPKWMEGFITKEEAESSLQGPGVLQDPGTFVLRFPTSRSWPHPDAGNLVATYIGSDYNIHHRLLSLDYIFSSGEKEMSSKPLQDMLLAEPELSRLGRIIRSH encoded by the exons ATGGCGACTGATAATGTAGCATCGGAGCACGATTACTCGAGTTTGAAGGACCTTCGATTTGAAATCAACGGCCAAAACGACGACgccactttctctctctgtttctggCTTTACCTCCCCGACTCCACTCCTTTTCCATCAACAATCATTcgtcag ATGCACTCGGAGATCGCATGCAGTGTTCCTTTCCTTGTGTTGGATGAGGAGAATAAAATGATGCTTTTTCCACTGCTTTTCCTGCATAAAGAAGCTCCCAGTCCTCCCAATCCTACTTTAGGGGTGGAAGTTCCTCATGCATCTGCTAAGATTGCTTTCTCATTTGACAAATGGGTTCATGTTGGATGTGAG GTTGCTACTCATCTTGTGCGGCTTCACATTAATGGGGAGATTGCGGGAGAGATGCCTTTGAGTTCTTCAGCGGTCAATGACTCCAATTTAAATGGTCTAAGAAGTATATCTTTGGTCGGAACGGATGGAGATGATAATAGGTTCGAGGGTTATGTCCGCCGTTTTGAACTCCTGCCTAAAACATCATCTATCAAAGCTCACTTTGTAAAG AATCCACCTTTGCAATTATCTGTTGATGGTTCAGGTGCCTCTGATATTGAAGAAGACGATGATGGAGTTTGGAGTATTGTTGGTGGAAAG GCATCTTGTCGCAGGAATTTTTCCTTGGATGTCACTTTACGAGATGCATTTGGTGAGCCCACAAACAAGGAAATGGAG GTTGTTGCCTCACTTTTGTATGCTGACAACGGATTACCTGTCGAGAAGCCAGATGATGCAGAAGCTCCTCTTCTAACAAGCTATGATGGAATTGAGTTTGCTTGTTGTGATAGACCAAGTAAACTAACAAATGGACGTGCTTCCTTTAAGCTCAAGATAGCCCAG cTTTCATCTAAATGTGACAATAGGCTTTTCCGCATTAGGTTTGAGATTCCAAAAATGGGGAGTTATCCTTTCTTTGAGGCGTTCTTTAGTCCAATTCGTTGTATTTCGCGAAATCGTAACACGCAGATTTCTTCTGTAAAGTGGAAAAGGTCAAATTCAAGTGGGTTGGGTGAGGGATCCTCAGAACTTctgtacaatattgtacgtGAAGCAAAATTTAGCCCATCATCAAAACGGGTGAAATTAGGACAAGAAAATTCATTTGCAACTCGCAAGGCTAATCTCACCATGGACCGAGCTGATGACGAATGCAACTCTCGTGCGTGGACTGCTAACGAG GACTATAACGTATACGGATCTAGTTTAGGGCGGAGACCAGAAAACCACGAAGAAACAGATAACTCCCCATCAGATTCAGAGAGTATTGAAgcaagaaaatcaaattttaagaGCACATCAAGCAATAGGAGTCCAGTTTCAGATACGGCTATCTTCAAATACTGCCTGGGAGGCTTAAATGAGAGGGCTCTTTTGCTCAAGGAAGTTGCAACAGCAGCTTCTGAAAAAGAACTGGCGGACTTTGCACGGCAGGTTTCCCTATACTTGGGATGTTCTCATCATGG GCGTCAAGTAATTCTCGCGAAGAGATTGGTAGAGGAGGGAACAAAAGCTTGGGATCTGATCTCACAAAACAATCCCCACGTTATTTGGGAGAATGTGGTAGCTGAGATAAATCACCGTTTCATGAAGATTGCATGCTCCAGCACCAGGTCTCTGACACtgcag GACTTTGAGACTCTGAGGAGAATTGCTGGATGCCAGGAGTTTGTGGCTCGAGAAAACTTTGAGAAGATGTGGTGTTGGCTATACCCCGTAGCTTTTACATTATCTAGAGTTTGGGTAAATGCAATGTGGAATTCTGCATCTCCTAAGTGGATGGAAGGATTCATTAcaaaggaagaagcagagtctTCACTTCAAGGTCCAGGGGTCCTTCAAGACCCTGGAACATTTGTACTGCGGTTTCCTACTTCAAGGAGCTGGCCCCACCCAGATGCTGGCAACTTGGTTGCAACTTATATTGGTAGTGATTATAATATTCACCACAGGCTTTTGTCACTTGATTACATTTTCAG TTCTGGAGAAAAGGAAATGTCTTCGAAACCATTACAAGATATGCTGCTTGCAGAACCTGAGCTCTCGCGTTTGGGCAG GATTATTAGAAGTCACTAG
- the LOC131331462 gene encoding zinc finger BED domain-containing protein DAYSLEEPER-like produces the protein MSDHELDYELEMDDIDDDDDDVMDDAAEFDIPQNAELNDDQVPEIETKVESKKIVGSISNKRAACWKHFYFITPENHPKPRVACKWCRKDYACHSKLNGTKSLTHHLKFQCLNYPMNKKFTGSRQKQFSFQKKEHNGETSANLVPMTFSVDACKRALAKMIIIDELPFSFVEGEGFKQFIEVVQPMWKPPGRLVMAKNCMLIYGEEKMTLKQIVKHQRLCLTTDTWTSVQNLNYMYLTGHFIDDN, from the exons ATGTCTGACCATGAGCTTGACTATGAGCTTGAG ATGGATgatattgatgatgatgatgatgatgttatGGATGATGCTGCTGAGTTTGATATTCCTCAAAATGCTGAATTAAACGATGATCAAGTGCCTGAAATTGAAACTAAGGTTGAGTCGAAAAAGATTGTTGGTAGTATTAGTAATAAGAGGGCTGCTTGTTGGAAACATTTTTACTTTATTACCCCAGAAAATCATCCGAAACCTAGGGTTGCATGCAAATGGTGTCGGAAGGATTATGCATGTCATTCGAAACTCAATGGTACAAAATCACTTACTCATCATCTAAAGTTTCAGTGTTTGAATTATCCCATGAACAAGAAATTCACGGGTAGTAGGCAAAAAcaatttagttttcaaaaaaaggaaCACAATGGCGAAACAAGTGCAAACCTTGTGCCTATGACCTTCAGTGTTGACGCATGTAAAAGAGCGCTAGCGAAGATGATAATAATTGATGAATTGccattttcatttgttgagggTGAAGGATTCAAACAGTTTATTGAAGTTGTTCAACCAATGTGGAAGCCTCCTGGTAGGCTTGTGATGGCCAAGAACTGCATGCTTATTTATGGGGAGGAGAAAATGACATTGAAACAAATAGTTAAGCATCAAAGGCTGTGTCTTACAACGGACACTTGGACTTcagtccaaaatttgaattacaTGTATCTTACGggacattttattgatgacaattga